In Arachis stenosperma cultivar V10309 chromosome 1, arast.V10309.gnm1.PFL2, whole genome shotgun sequence, one DNA window encodes the following:
- the LOC130982185 gene encoding zinc finger BED domain-containing protein RICESLEEPER 2-like produces the protein MTENSNIEAAGMSVNTQPSSPLSGVRKNRSTVWDHFDVENATEKKAKCKYCGSLIQYGNGTSSMGGHLRRCKQNPNNDSNKRRKTTTTPTIDERGVLNSPSASKFDQEEARRALVEMFIREELPFRFVESPKFRKFVHALQARFKVPSRTTLARDIGALYAEEKMKLQDFLSANCGRVCLTTDTWTSIQNFTYMSLTTHFVDLDWKLHKKILNFCQVTSHSGEVIGATIESCLNNWNLNRVFSVTVDNASSNDVAIKYLKQRLNSWNSIILNGEFIHMRCYAHIINLIVKEGLKEIDESVLRIRSAVKYVRSSPSRASRFQKCVELEKIQYKGLPCMDVETRWNSTYQMLEVALKHRKVFELLALKDNTYIGEMNGGKGRGVPSDSDWEYAESIVPFLRVFSDATIRVSGTLYVTSDMYMKEVFAIG, from the coding sequence ATGACTGAAAACAGTAATATTGAAGCAGCAGGGATGTCTGTTAACACTCAACCATCTTCTCCACTGTCAGGTGTTCGTAAGAATCGGTCAACTGTCTGGGATCATTTTGATGTGGAGAATGCTACCGAGAAGAAGGCTAAATGCAAATATTGTGGTAGCTTAATACAATATGGGAATGGAACCAGCTCAATGGGTGGTCATTTGAGAAGATGCAAGCAAAATCCTAATAATGATtcaaacaaaagaagaaaaacaacgACCACACCGACTATAGATGAGCGTGGTGTTTTAAATTCACCCAGTGCTTCCAAATTTGACCAAGAGGAGGCTCGAAGGGCACTTGTGGAAATGTTTATTAGGGAAGAGCTACCATTTCGCTTCGTTGAAAGCCCGAAATTCCGAAAATTTGTGCATGCCCTACAAGCAAGATTCAAAGTTCCTTCACGGACTACATTAGCACGTGACATTGGAGCCCTTTATGCTGAAGAAAAGATGAAGTTGCAAGATTTTCTTTCGGCAAATTGTGGTAGAGTATGTCTAACCACTGACACTTGGActtcaattcaaaattttacTTATATGAGTTTGACAACACATTTTGTTGATTTGGATTggaaattacataaaaaaatacttaattttTGTCAAGTGACAAGTCATTCAGGAGAGGTTATAGGAGCAACAATTGAATCTTGTTTAAATAATTGGAATTTGAATCGGGTCTTTAGTGTGACAGTTGATAATGCCTCCTCTAACGATGTTGCAATTAAATATCTGAAGCAGCGATTGAATTCTTGGAATAGCATTATTTTGAATGGTGAATTTATTCATATGAGGTGTTATGCACATATTATAAACTTAATTGTAAAAGAGGGGTTGAAAGAGATTGATGAATCGGTCTTGAGGATTCGTAGTGCAGTAAAGTATGTTAGATCTTCTCCATCTAGAGCTAGTAGGTTTCAAAAGTGTGTTGAATTAGAAAAAATCCAATATAAAGGCTTGCCTTGCATGGATGTTGAGACTAGGTGGAACTCTACCTATCAAATGTTAGAGGTAGCTTTGAAGCATCGCAAAGTATTTGAGTTGCTTGCTTTGAAAGATAATACCTATATAGGAGAGATGAATGGAGGAAAAGGGAGAGGTGTTCCTTCTGATTCAGACTGGGAGTATGCTGAGTCCATTGTACCATTTTTGCGAGTGTTCAGTGATGCCACTATACGTGTTTCTGGTACCTTATATGTTACCAGTGATATGTATATGAAGGAAGTATTTGCAATTGGATGA